The Raphanus sativus cultivar WK10039 chromosome 6, ASM80110v3, whole genome shotgun sequence sequence CTGTGTGAAATATGGAgtgtattaaaataataataatatacttaAAGTTATGTATGAATCATTATGACCTAtgactcttttctttttcttttttgacatATGACTCTTTTCATAAAGTTATGTATGAGTTATTATGACATACGACTATTTTTGGCATCAGACAGATcattatattattcaaaatagaTATAGTTTAGAAAGGTAGACTGGAATAgaataactaatataattacaaaatttatgaaaatttctTGCAATTCTAAgtaaaaaatcttaaattatattgttttcaaagaatatatttttctaattattggTACACTTGCACTGATAATACAACTATAGACAAATCAGTATTatcacaaaatatatttgaGAAATTAAAACAAAGAACCATTAATCCATGTTCGGGAATTCGCTAAATGTAACACATGCAGTCGGATGGTCTACTGCTGAATCAATGAATCGAAGATTGCATAGAGATTAACTGGCGagtttttacaatttttatataattttgtttatctatAATGTATTTATATACTAGATGCGATAAAAACATTTATTGTAGTGGTTTAActataattaactaattaaataacaaattttaaaatttagaaaagtGGGTTTTGCagttttttgtttaagaaaatgAAACCCCTAAAAATTTATGGATTTATGCAATTATTAGGGCGACAACTgcttaattttaatagtttttttgcattttcttctttttcttgttaattttttgtcaaaattatataaatcttaGATAGATTCTTCAATTTCTAGTTGAAAcgattaaaatttttttttttttttgatttttttagccGCATACATGAGTACATTTGATTTGCCGTGGTTGACAACCGTTGAGCGCTAAAAAGACTTGGTGTAGTGGATTAACcatttctaattaattaaataaccCGTTTTTGAATTCAGAAATGTGGGTTTTTGCAGTTTTTTAGGTTTTCTAATTGAAATGTAAAGCTGTAATACACTTTTCATTTTCCTCCATAGAGTTTATAGGCAATTATTAACACGATGGCTGCTCGATTTAATGGTTTAttgcatttttttcttttctttttgttgtttttgtcaaaatttaataaatgttagATATATTATTCAATTTCTAGATTGAAACGACTTAAAACGTATATTTTAAATCCAATTTTTAGCCGCATACATTCAATTCACCACATTTGACCATTGTTGAATAATTTTTCCGGGCGTCTAATCGACTAGACGGTGGAGTTTTTGAACATGTATACTAAGTACTAACATagcatatatattatatgatattcttaaatttttttggataatatataaatatgtgatcatttttattattatttatgacaTCTGTCAACTCCATCCATATGATACATCTAGGTTATTCATCCAAACAATCTATCTGGATGTAATTTGACTATGTTcgtttctctattctttttttttgtcaacatgttCGTTTCTTTATTCAGATGGAGCATCTTGATGAATTTATGTTCGTTTACACATCTCTATTTTTATTTGGATAAGTTTACCAAACAAAGACTTATATacctttgttttgatttaactattataatcttatgtttaattatattgGAGTATTCTAGTTTTGGCAGAAAATTGCATTTTCTAGTTTTGGCGAGAAActacagttttttttgttttggcgagaaattccattttttcggttttggcgaaaaTTCTATTTTCCGGTTTTTGtatgaaattatgttttccggttttttgtatgaaattgtgtttttcggttttggcaggaaattaccgatttttgcgggaaattacgtttttcagttttggtggaaaattctatttttcgggttttggcgggaaattgtctttttatgatttttgcgggaaatttttttttttccggttccgggaaattttttttttccggttccgggaaaattgtgttttccggtttggcgagaaattgtgttttccggtttctTGGTGAAAAAATGCatttttcgattttggcggtgtgtttttctagttttggaggaaattatgttttccgaTTTTAGCGGGAAATTCTATTTTCTGGTTTTTATGTGAAATTGTGTCTTTtcgattttggcgagaaattgtgtttttatatttgatGGGAAAGTCTGTTTTCTGATTTTGATAGAAATTATATTGTTCACTTTTAGcaggaaaatgtgtttttatgGCTTTGAcggaaaatttgttttttttcgtGAAGATTCATCCTCATCCAAATATATTGTGAAGACTCATTTTCATTTGGGTGATAATTTGAGatgaattttcataaatacagTTGAGTGATCCATCTAGACGTAGTATTTTAATGCATAAAATGAATATCGATTTACATCTTGACACATATTGATCAGCTGAATGAGCAAACTAACAACACCTTAGTTAACTTTTAAACTGCGTACAAGAGTTTAAAGTtataatctaaactattaaaactgaagtacaaataatacTTAACccttattttttctaaataattaccGGTCAATGTCACTATCTTTAAAAACAATCGTTAGATAACATTACTAAACCAGCCAAATAAATTTAAAGACTTAACTTTAAATTACACTAGAATATGACTCGCACTTCCATACGGGTGTTTGATATAACTTGTGTTCAACGTAAATTCATAAACCGCtggatttataaaaaattccagatatatcttttatgttttgtaatttacataaagagtaaaatatcttattttataatatagatttttgatgataataatttttatttgtacataatattatattaaaaaatttataacttgatgtaatttgatgtaattgtactattcatatattaacatttagttttaaaacaaaacaacatactaaattttttaattttgcatTATTTATCTATGaattataattagttttatgattttttttgttttcttgaaaatttaattctcaaaatttttatatttaactaaactaaataaggtaatattgtttttaaaaaattgttttatataatatataatatttatatttcagtttgtgtttttattttcaccacaaaaataataatcattgtaattaattaattttaattgatataaaaagaaatacaaaaagaaaatatttaatttattgtaaatgcaATTACTGAATGcgtaaataaatgaaaatatttaatctgctattcatgtttccaaacaattcttatttatctttttatctatgttttcaaacattacCAAactgtacttcagttttaataatatagatgttacAAAACCAACTGAATCTAAAATCACGTGTTTTGTTACCAAACCAAGTATGCATCGGTTAAATGTTGTCTGtataaaatttcattatattattttgatcgTTTTGATGTACAAATAATATACACAAATGACAATCTACAGTTATGAAACCAATTAGGTAGAAGAGGGAAAAAATGATGTGAagtgtaaaaatagaaaagaatgTGTTACACCAATGTAGTCTTAGAAACatataaatatctttaaaaaataacatactattcaacaaaatatttatattttgaaaacatacatttattaataaacaaaaagataCTAACtggttttgatttataaataaatacaataaaaattaatatagtatAATTAATTGacaaatatcttatataacatattattttcattAACTTACTATCCAACTACCATACGAACaacaaatatacatatttagatAATGTAAATCGAAAAAACCTTTGCGAACGCACATATCAAATTCTAGTCCTACTAATTTTGATATTTCAGATATCCAAATCCTAAAAGATAATATACCTTTTAACAATGAAACCGAAACATTAAATTTTTACTACAATTCATTTCagcctttttttcttttctttttaagtttgtAGTTGCTACACAGTTTTAGATTACAGAATTGGGTTGAATAAGCTATTTAAAGTTTTGGGTGGCTAGAAATCGGTATTCGATTTTCTTAACGgataaagaagaaagaaagaaagaatcaCAAATAAACCCAAGCCCAAATCtcaccttctcttctcttttcttcctATATAATGACGCATCTCCGCTACATGCAATACTCGCTCACCTCCATTTCTCTTGTAGCCGCTAATATCTCGCAAAGATTATCCCGAGAAAATTAGCATTCTCATcctctctctttgtttttgttccTCCTCAATTCCCGGGAATCTTTCAGGGAATAATAGCTTTTGTTGCCGATTTTCAGATTTGGAAACTATCCAAATAAACTTGTCCCGAACGTTCATCGTGGGGAATTTCGGGTCGGGTGGGGTCATAAAAGGCGGGGTTCACGGCGGTGATAGATTCaccttcttctgcttcttctgaGGGGGTTTGCCCCGAGGCTCTTTTGCCTCGGCGGATTTCAATATCCCCCCAACCAATCTTCTTCACAaattcattttctctttttttttttagattcaaaatttatttgattccCCATTTTCATTTTCCCTTTCGGAGATTCGTTTATTAATAATtgtgaaggaagaagaagaagaagaagaagaagatgcctgCTCTCGCTCTCCTTGATACTCCCGTCGACGCCTTCTCCGTCGACTGCTCCGGCGTCTTCATCCCCCCGTCTCCAAACTCCTCCGTCGACTGGTCCCCGTCCCTCTCCTCCTCCCTCTACCGAATCGACGGATGGGGCGCTCCCTATTTCACCACCAACCCCTCCGGCAACATCTCCGTCCGTCCCCACGGCTCCAACACCATGCCTCACCAACACATCGATCTCATGAAAGTCGTTAAGAAAGCCACAGATCCCAGATCTTCCGGTGGTTTAGCTCTACACCTTCCTCTCATCGTCCGCTTCCCCGACGTCCTCAAGAACCGCCTCGACTCTCTCCAATCCGCGTTTGAACTCGCGATCCGGACGCAAGGGTACGAGTCTCGTTACCAAGGTGTGTATCCGGTTAAGTGTAACCAAGACCGGTTCATTATTGAAGATATCGTCGAGTTCGGTTCGAGTTTCCGGTTTGGTTTAGAAGCCGGTTCGAAGCCTGAGATTCTCCTCGCGATGAGCTGTTTGTGTAAAGGTGATCGTGACGCCTTTCTTGTGTGCAACGGTTTCAAAGACGCGGAGTATGTCTCGTTAGCCTTGCTTGGGAGGAAGCTCGAGCTGAACACTGTGATTGTTCTCGAGCAAGAAGAGGAGCTTGATTTGGttattgatttgagcaagaagaTGAACGTGAGGCCTGTGATTGGGTTACGAGCCAAGCTGAGGACTAAACATTCAGGTCACTTCGGTTCTACTTCTGGTGAGAAGGGGAAGTTTGGTCTGACAACGGTCCAGATCATTCGTGTGGTTAGGAAGCTTCGTGATGTGTGTATGCTTGACTGTCTCCAACTGCTTCATTTTCACATTGGTTCGCAGATTCCATCCACGGCTTTGCTTTCCGACGGTGTGTCCGAGGCTGCGCAGCTTTACTGTGAGCTTGTCCGTCTCGGTGCTCGTATGGAAGTCATTGACATTGGTGGTGGGTTGGGGATAGATTACGACGGGTCTAAGTCTGGAGAGACTGATCTCTCTGTTGCGTACAGTCTTGAGGAGTACGCTGCGGCTGTTGTGGCGTCTGTTAGGTTTGTTTGTGATCAGAAGTCTGTGAAGCATCCGGTGATATGCAGCGAGAGCGGTCGAGCCATTGTCTCTCATCACTCTGTGTTGATCTTTGAAGCTGTCTCAGCTGGTAAACAACATGAAACCACCCCGAGTGATCTTCAGTTCTTGCTTGAAGGGTACTCAGAGGAAGCTCGTGGCGATTACGAGAGTCTTTATGGTGCTGCGATGCGTGGTGATGGTGAAAGCTGCTTGCTTTATGTTGATCAGCTGAAACAGAGATGTGTTGAAGAGTTCAAAGAAGGTTCTTTGAGCATTGAACAGTTAGCTGGTGTTGATGGGTTATGCGAGTGGGTGACTAAGGAGATTGGCGCTTCGGATCCTGTTCTTACGTACAATGTCAATCTATCTGTTTTCACTTCGATTCCTGATTTCTGGGGGATTGATCAGCTGTTTCCAATAGTTCCTATCCATAGGCTTGATCAAAGGCCTGTGGCCAGAGGGATCTTGTCTGATTTGACTTGTGACAGCGACGGGAAGATCGACAAGTTCATAGGCGGAGAGTCGAGCTTGCCACTGCACGAGCTAGACAGCAATGGCTGCAGCGGCGGGCGGTACTATTTGGGAATGTTCCTTGGTGGGGCTTATGAGGAAGCTCTCGGTGGAGTCCACAATCTGTTCGGAGGGCCAAGCGTTGTTCGGGTTTTGCAGAAGGACGGTCCTCATGGGTTTGCAGTGACTCGTGCCATGATGGGCCAATCTTCAGCGGATGTCCTTAGAGCGATGCAGCACGAGCCTGAGCTCATGTTTCAGACTCTTAAACACCGAGCTGAAGAGTTGTCTTCTGTCCTCAAAGCTGGTGGTGATAAGGGAAACGACAAACTAGTTGTTGCCTCATGTCTTGCTCGTTCATTCAACAACATGCCTTATCTTTCCGTGGGGACGTCCACAAACGCTCTCACCGCTGCGATAAATAATATAGCCATTTACTACCGCGATGAAGCAGCGGTTGGTGATGGTGGCGGTTGCGGCAAGAATGGAGAATGGTTTTATTCGGTGGACTGAGAGAGACGTGACGACATCTAGTTCCTGTCTTTCTGTTTTTAAGTTGAAAAATGTTTCTTTGTAATAAGGCAAACTCTTAGCAAATTTTAATGATTATAAACTAGTGGTTAACCATGTTAATGACCTGTTATACATCACATGAAGTCTTATTCGGAATATTTAAAGTAAACTGTTCTTAACATTTAGAATAGATGCGTTCGGATGCATTCGAAGAGTATTTTGAATAGAACAAAACATAATTCTACGCAAGTAGACGAAGTAAGGCAATGTGTAGGATCAAGAGAATAAGTGAAAGATGTGGTTGTTAGCGGTAAGGCGTGACACCACACCACACACATGTGACAGAGATGGTTCTTCTGACTGTATTTTACTATTCTTAGTTTGGAATCTTTACTTTTTGTGGCTCTTCTCAATCTGTGTTTTTGAGATGCAAAGTCTGGACCTTCCGTTTTCAAGAGGCATATTTTGGAACTATCCTTAAAGGTTCCGAATCAATGGACCACACGTTTCCATGTGCCCATCTGTTTATTTGGGttgtaataatatttacattttcattttgAGAATAAACAACATTTGACAACACTAGAGTTTTTAACCGCACTATGCGcggtttatatttttaagtgtATCAATTTATAGTTTTTGATATTATGTAAGTTGTTTTgtttaagtttgtatttttatagatttttatttgttaaatgtttatcataattttgtatttttaataaatttatttgtgatatatgttttcttaatatatttgttgaatttATATGTGGTAtaatgtttttgtattttatttttttgttaattatcaTTTGAAGCTTCAAATGATTATTATAGAACTGTTAAGTAAAAtcttattaataatattatggatAGTGTTAATTTTCATGCATTTcgattaattttataatatatcatatatagtCAGTTAATGTAGTTTTTTCATCTGTATGTATTTTAAGATTAATGTTTGTACCTACATAATTGTTCTTTCCGCTATTTGATGTTCAATAATTTGGTGAAAGTATCTGTTTTTCATCTTAAATAGTTAGTTATTCAAATGTGGTactatgataaaaataaaaagtttcatTCATTTTTGGTTTGTTCCTTCTATGATATGTATTTCccatttatatgtttttagtcattttatatatgcttaattatatttattttcttagtttttgttatcttcatttttttgtttctattaatatgttttctctAGTCTTTTTTATATGCAGTTAAATGTTCATCTCCTTCTACATACTTCTTACATTGTTTTTagtatgtattattttatattaattttattttttttaagacaTCATCTTGTTCTGTTAGTTGGAACATTTACATGATTTCCAAAATTTTGTCTTTCAATTTTTCATGGAATTTCTATTTGTAAtaacttaattaaaatattctaTGTTAATTTAAAGAATTGAGTtgattttatgaaatattttatgttaactTAATTAAGTtgatttttcttgtctttttgcAAGtgattttatattgattttaaaattacatttgaCAAAAATTTtcgaaagttaaatatttttcaaaaaaaaaaagctttgttAGATAAATTGTTATATTTAGTTTCCAAAGATTagtcaaaatttataattttagtggctgcatagttaattaattattttctaggTAACTAAATGACATTAAAACTTTTGGTGCACCAAATTAACAATCAATCCTTTATTTTTATCGCCTTAGAAAAAGTGAAGAGCAACTCTCATCTCGTAAtgataatcatatatataatgagacactttcttcttttcttaagGTGTCCAcatcagattttaataaatgtttgtgGGAcccatctttatatttttgctttaaAATAGTATGTATTCATATGAATATCACTAAATATCACTTAGTGCAGTGGTTTATGTATCATTAAAGAAGCCCACAACCCGAGTTCGAATAGAGAAAATATgtgttttgcatttttttatgATCAAATTTAATGAAAGGCAATTATGATTTTTACAACTCGTCTTcttttttaaacttttagacTTTCTGCAATATTGACTCCGACAGCTCATAATTTTTTAAGAGTTATACATCAGTTTCTTCGTTATTGCCATTTTCATGAAAActtcatgaatttttaaatatactactCGATTATAGGATGAGATGAgtaaaaaattaagtttttaagaattttggtttttggaCTGAGTCAGTTTAAATCGTCATCGTTGGTGTCcgaattacgtttttccggtgATTTTACGGCCCTCGGCAGTTAGTTTTCGAACGTGATCATGTAATGAATTAATGATTGTTGggtcattttaaattaacttgcGGCCTATGGCATTCAGTTTCTACACAACCTTTAAAAGGTAAGGCTGATGCGTCAGACATACCCAAAAAGCTTCCTAATCGTCTATTCTTTTGCACTGTCTTTGAATATGGCATAGGGTTCTCCCACTTTGTCGTTTAACTCTCACATCCAATGATAAACCATTACACTCTAAACCGTTCTATTCAGTGTCACATTCATTGAAACTccttaaattgatataatttcatagtcctacTGAAAACTTGATTAGTACAACTTTTctatgttctttgttctactttTTGAAGTTGTCCGCTGAGACATGTACGCCATGGAGGGATTCACTAATTTCTCatacttcaaatttgaattagaaCACACTGGTAGTTTCAAGGAGGAGGCGAACAAAATTGTTTACACAGCTGATAACTACAGGAaaaaccaatgaaaaagaaacacaacttTTTAGACGGACCGAGAGAGTTCGCATAGATCTGAGAGAGGCTCATGGAGATTCATTTTCTATTTCTGTTAAAAAATCTCGCCTTGACTATTTTTCTgagtatgtatatattattgcaCTATGTTTAATAAAGGGTTTTACTATTGTGTGGGGTTTCTAAATTGGaatagattattattttcttatatttatataggtTGGAGATTTACTGGATAGCTAATGAGGATGTCAATTAGTCAGCGTATCAAATGTTGAATCTGAGTGGATATATGGTCTATGTCctatatattcttaaaaaaaatgttgCTAAAAGTCGAATTCATGAACACAAATCGAAAATTCTTTTAGACATTCATGActccgcgcttgcgcggggctaTATTCCTAGTGATATAAATGTGTGACTTTAGCATTAGAATTACAATGCCGACAAAAACGCATTAGACAATTTCGAGAACATGTGTATATGCCTAAACATTTTTTTGCTTGTGACGACTATCGAATATTGTAAAAGTAGTAGTAGTGTGAATCAAAGAGGGATTATCGTCCCGTAAAGAGAGTATGAAATCAATACATTAAAAACTTAGGATAGCATTATCCATGAAATCACTCACctaagaaaattacatttaacaCATAACTCAAACTTATCCAGTTATCCCTTGAACATGCAAACTACCTAAAGCTCCTCCTGCACCAGACGTGGGTGAAAATATTCCAAACTAAACTGGTATTTTGTGTTATCCATCagcaatatatatgtgtaataCTTCAATGAATTCTTAACAACAAAAGAGGGAAGGGAagggaacaaaaaaaaacatttagccTAGATTATTTTATGAATCttaaaaccaaaaactcaaaacggtgaaaactgaaaagcaaatagaaaaatggaaaaaggAAGAGATGCTAAgctaaaccaaaaataaatatacaataaacataaaactaaatataattaaaaacaaacccCAGAAAATTTGTTGTATAAGGTTGTTGAATTTTTGTGTGTGAGGATGGATTTTAAAACTCTTCTCTTATTGATTTGTCAATTCATCTCAAATTtcaatataatataatacagTGAAATGGGAACAGCTTATCCGCATATGCTTCTGTGTTTGCGTTGTTGATCacaaaatttgattttcttACATAATAGTTTCGATGACTGATGTTGCTTAGCGATATATTAGATATtagatcgatgtggatcgggttggactgcAAGGATCATATTTTGATACTATATTAGATTCGGTTTATTATGGGCTTctaacttaaaatcaattggcaattagtggattggccctaaccctttatatattacttaattatttctccAACTACGGATGTGAGACTTTATTCATTAACACTCCCTCTCATAAACATGCGTGGACAACTGTGGGAATACCATCCACGGAGTGGCCCAACATCGGGTGactctttttaatttaactttgatCCACTAGGATcgaccgctctgataccatgttaagctagatgggcttcacacttaaaactaATTGGTGATAAGTGGAGTGGCACATCtaccttatatattactaaggatccttccaactaccgatgtgggacactttgtaTCTAATACGATAGCTCAGGCATCTAACAAACTCAGTGGCTTTTTATGTGAATTCAGTATGTTGTTGTCTGATGTTATCAGCCTGAATTCAATATGTAAGAACTTATACTTTGCTTCTGAAGTTCTGAATATAAGGAGATTTCATACTTTTAAGCATTTGGTATGTAGCACACAGGAGAATCATGAGATGGAAATCAACTTGCTTGTAATCACTTTGTTTAAGAACtcacaaaaatcaaaatagtaaaaaaaagtaaataaaagcTTTGAATAAATAAGTTTTCCTCTTCTAAAAACTCCCATTCTGCAAATAAAGCCATTCCTGTAAATCTCCATAGGATTTTCTCATACTTCTCTAAGCTGCAATACCTGCAACAACACGATTTCCATCATCAGATTTTCCCCAAAACACAAATGTTAAAGTTCTCAGATTAAAAAAACCACTCATAATACCTCAGTTTGGTTGCCTGTTGATGTATCCAGCTGGTCCTTTCGACATGAAGTCAAATGCTCCCATTCCCAATCTTTCCTCCGCCTTTCCTGGCAGCGAAAGCCACGCCGAGTCACTGTACAGAGAGTCTGCCTCCAAGCTGCTTGAGCCGCTGCTGCTGTAACCACCAACATGAACCCCTCTCATTGCTATTGGTTTATGGTTGGTTTACGCCCATTATTAGGCAGCATAcctgatacactaaaaatgaatccttgctactgccaagttaacagttgcaattgtagtacttgagattcaaatccagaggaccagtctacactctagttctataagttccgaaatcaagctaagaagaagatataattTTGGTTGAAAGAGGCGATAgttaacaagcaaaataaacacgagaatgattcaattaaacaagagctagcctagggtatttcattgggtgttgaattggagccaaacaattattcaagcgcgatgaagtgctttctagaactcggatcactcagctggaacactccactgtcgtggcagtgatcgctttgcagatcgatctcaccacctaactgtcgttgggatgaggatcgattgcaagctttagagaacaggtccgatcagttcacttaccaccctaatatctactttcgctgattagggatactaagctcattcaatacatgtcaagttatcatcctaagcggttaactaggtgatgaactaatgatctaacatcaagtgatcaggttaatgaaagcagtaagaacagtatgaatgaagaacagttatggatcgcttatctatgtttagctcatgtctcaacaccctaaaaaccctaggcgagcaaggtcactactcgatcataaTGCAAATAAACagagacataaatcctgaataaaattgcataagaacagagtatgaaacaatagggttcagatgatcttctctatgagaggatggattcttctcccttacaagttgcagatcgcaaatactcagtgttctcttgtaaaaactagcgtagaaaataataaaatgatagatggcatttttatatggaggcgccaatcagaaggaaagagattagggcaacagggctttaattcccgaaataggagtttccatattcgtctggaacaatctctggatcactccgtctgcttgttccgcttgagagagaacagtctcgggactgttctcttgagtgttctccgcaggaatgctccaaaaggacttcttttcatcaggcaccttctcttctttcttctactaactccagacctgtaaaaggtcaaaaggactagactgacacgaattagtgacttgaaacaaatgaaaacatatatacaatgatgtgaaaaacaccatatgtcaattcccccagacttagatccttgtttgtcctcgaataagacaagtaccaagaacagggagaaaggtttgaaagcgtggaaactcgcttattctcagcaaccatactcttaccacaaatctctgaaccatacaagctgtagattaggtccacacacacttactgagaaccccctgatcgctgttcgaagatcggctccttactctacatctcaacctgaaaaggcaacactttcgagacaaaactccttatgttcaattaagatcagcgtgagcttcttgtcacaggctctactcagagagaacgggctcatctttggaggcatctgcaaaacaaCAGCAAAACCCAACATCAGTACAGTTCGTCGGTTGTTCTAgcaacgatggaacaatccaatcttcttgttctatccaagtccatcgattactagacaacctacacaagcctcaatctcaacagtagaaatcgcaaaggccaagaatcacaagcaacaaatcggttcctcttccattgaaaatcaatcatgagttcaatcctagtagcaagtatactatcaagagctacaacctaggatgaaatcgcaaagcataaaggaaagagagaacccaagaaatcactcccaaatcgcgatttgcatgcgcaaaagGGGGAGGgttcttgtccgattaccttgattggagaggtgattcctgcaaaacaacccaatctcaagagaatcccaagaggttagaaccaaaatcgatgagaaagAGAGGGATGTGTGTTcgcgattttagggttctaagggggtggtttgcggcgagagagatgaagtggggaagtggaGTGTTTGGCTCCTTAAATAGGTCcatcaaaacc is a genomic window containing:
- the LOC108812634 gene encoding arginine decarboxylase, coding for MPALALLDTPVDAFSVDCSGVFIPPSPNSSVDWSPSLSSSLYRIDGWGAPYFTTNPSGNISVRPHGSNTMPHQHIDLMKVVKKATDPRSSGGLALHLPLIVRFPDVLKNRLDSLQSAFELAIRTQGYESRYQGVYPVKCNQDRFIIEDIVEFGSSFRFGLEAGSKPEILLAMSCLCKGDRDAFLVCNGFKDAEYVSLALLGRKLELNTVIVLEQEEELDLVIDLSKKMNVRPVIGLRAKLRTKHSGHFGSTSGEKGKFGLTTVQIIRVVRKLRDVCMLDCLQLLHFHIGSQIPSTALLSDGVSEAAQLYCELVRLGARMEVIDIGGGLGIDYDGSKSGETDLSVAYSLEEYAAAVVASVRFVCDQKSVKHPVICSESGRAIVSHHSVLIFEAVSAGKQHETTPSDLQFLLEGYSEEARGDYESLYGAAMRGDGESCLLYVDQLKQRCVEEFKEGSLSIEQLAGVDGLCEWVTKEIGASDPVLTYNVNLSVFTSIPDFWGIDQLFPIVPIHRLDQRPVARGILSDLTCDSDGKIDKFIGGESSLPLHELDSNGCSGGRYYLGMFLGGAYEEALGGVHNLFGGPSVVRVLQKDGPHGFAVTRAMMGQSSADVLRAMQHEPELMFQTLKHRAEELSSVLKAGGDKGNDKLVVASCLARSFNNMPYLSVGTSTNALTAAINNIAIYYRDEAAVGDGGGCGKNGEWFYSVD